In the Leptospira selangorensis genome, one interval contains:
- a CDS encoding SiaB family protein kinase translates to MQLSKQYNVLKRTGVALLYKGPFSETTISSLNDLLKEKLEEEKKKNRILTVFVEMAQNVAHYSIERDEKSGIGILVLRRKAHNWELNCGNAITQEQATYLKGKIEEVKKLSQEELKQRYNEQIRSDRPEKSKGAGLGFFEIARKSDMPLVYQLEEADNGDLFFRLTARFLLEGAYSSGL, encoded by the coding sequence ATGCAATTATCAAAACAATATAACGTTCTTAAAAGAACCGGAGTGGCTCTTCTTTATAAAGGGCCTTTTTCAGAGACCACCATTTCTTCTTTAAATGATCTTCTAAAAGAAAAGTTAGAAGAAGAAAAGAAGAAGAACCGGATCCTCACAGTATTCGTGGAAATGGCTCAAAACGTCGCCCACTACTCCATAGAAAGGGATGAAAAGAGCGGGATCGGGATTTTAGTTTTAAGAAGAAAGGCTCATAACTGGGAATTAAACTGCGGAAATGCAATCACTCAAGAGCAAGCTACATACTTAAAAGGTAAAATAGAAGAAGTTAAAAAACTTTCCCAGGAAGAACTCAAACAAAGATACAATGAACAAATCCGTTCTGACCGGCCTGAAAAAAGTAAAGGCGCAGGTTTAGGATTTTTCGAAATAGCAAGAAAATCGGATATGCCTTTGGTGTACCAATTAGAGGAGGCGGACAACGGGGATTTATTCTTCCGATTGACCGCCCGATTTCTGTTAGAAGGCGCCTACTCTTCCGGCTTATGA
- a CDS encoding lysylphosphatidylglycerol synthase transmembrane domain-containing protein — MKKLLLGFGISVLSLGFLFWNLDLSGFTSILERWKPIFLVPFFVAILWGLFLFSWRWYLLLGKKVPFRTALLSAYIGVGANQFLPARGGDIFRLYLCKKGENIGYGSLVSGIFLEKVLDFSFIFCAGLGALFILGVNGSETKILFPLLGILAIFSALIIVRLFYKRLISLGEFLFSKIRKKEFFSEKLAPQITELGSFLTFRNVSSYGVLTACTWLLGYAIHYTLLQYLVGIHLSPLETVFIMFCGAVGVMVPSAPSGAGVYHASITSGFVLLGRESSEGLVYATTVHLGQMVALGILTAILYVYWSFTEKEKAK, encoded by the coding sequence TTGAAAAAATTATTACTCGGATTCGGGATCAGTGTTTTATCTCTGGGTTTTCTATTTTGGAATCTGGATCTATCCGGTTTTACTTCTATTTTAGAAAGATGGAAACCTATTTTCTTAGTTCCATTCTTCGTCGCAATTCTTTGGGGATTATTTTTATTCTCTTGGAGATGGTATTTACTACTCGGCAAAAAAGTTCCGTTTAGAACTGCACTTCTTTCCGCCTATATAGGAGTGGGAGCCAATCAATTCTTACCGGCAAGAGGTGGAGATATTTTCCGCCTCTATCTCTGCAAAAAGGGAGAGAATATCGGTTACGGAAGTTTGGTCAGTGGGATCTTTTTAGAAAAGGTCCTAGACTTCTCCTTTATATTCTGCGCGGGGTTAGGCGCACTTTTTATTTTAGGAGTTAACGGATCCGAAACCAAGATACTATTTCCGTTACTTGGGATCTTAGCGATCTTCTCCGCTCTAATAATCGTTCGTTTATTTTACAAACGCCTTATTTCTTTGGGAGAATTCCTATTTTCTAAAATAAGGAAGAAGGAATTTTTCTCTGAAAAATTAGCTCCTCAAATTACGGAACTAGGAAGTTTTTTAACTTTTCGTAATGTTTCCAGCTACGGAGTTTTGACAGCTTGCACCTGGCTTTTAGGATATGCAATCCATTATACTCTTCTACAATACTTAGTGGGGATCCATTTAAGTCCTTTAGAAACCGTATTTATTATGTTCTGCGGAGCTGTAGGAGTAATGGTACCTTCTGCGCCATCAGGGGCGGGAGTATATCATGCTTCCATTACATCTGGATTCGTATTATTGGGAAGAGAAAGTTCGGAAGGTCTTGTATATGCAACCACCGTTCACCTTGGACAGATGGTTGCACTCGGGATCTTAACAGCTATACTTTATGTTTACTGGTCTTTTACCGAAAAAGAAAAAGCGAAATAG
- a CDS encoding PP2C family protein-serine/threonine phosphatase yields the protein MKLRYYAITDKGNFRSHNEDSFLSVDSLVCGQTHGESEAVRELDTEEFSGLFALADGLGGHEAGEIASRVALEKLAWMEKAIRPIEELPSSGWKNLIRKINNEVNAYGESIGKPKMGTTLVGCLLGKRKSWIFNVGDSRLYHLTKEGLSKVTVDHNIGEELGSSYGRNLLTSCIGGGTKSIEVDTFDYSGKLSPGDFILICTDGLTEVLNIDQIEKIMREHEDLRETCRILSEEANLRLTRDNHTIVIIKIDSV from the coding sequence ATGAAACTCCGGTATTATGCAATCACAGACAAAGGAAACTTTCGCTCTCATAACGAGGATTCCTTTTTATCCGTAGATAGTTTGGTATGCGGCCAAACTCACGGAGAATCAGAAGCAGTCCGTGAATTAGATACTGAAGAATTTTCCGGATTATTCGCCCTGGCAGATGGTTTGGGTGGGCATGAAGCGGGGGAGATCGCAAGCAGAGTCGCATTAGAAAAGCTTGCTTGGATGGAAAAAGCGATCCGTCCTATCGAAGAATTACCTTCATCCGGTTGGAAAAACTTAATCCGCAAAATTAATAATGAAGTAAATGCCTATGGAGAATCCATAGGAAAACCTAAAATGGGAACCACTTTAGTCGGTTGCCTTTTAGGAAAAAGAAAGTCCTGGATCTTCAATGTTGGAGACAGCCGACTCTATCATCTCACCAAAGAAGGACTCAGTAAAGTAACAGTAGATCATAATATTGGAGAGGAGTTAGGTTCCAGTTATGGTCGAAATCTTTTGACCAGTTGTATAGGCGGCGGAACAAAAAGTATAGAAGTAGATACATTCGATTATTCAGGAAAACTATCGCCTGGAGATTTTATACTGATCTGCACAGACGGTCTTACGGAAGTCCTAAACATCGACCAAATCGAAAAAATCATGAGAGAACATGAGGATCTAAGAGAAACTTGTAGAATCCTCTCGGAAGAAGCGAATCTTAGACTGACCAGAGACAACCACACAATTGTGATCATCAAGATAGATTCAGTTTGA
- a CDS encoding SDR family NAD(P)-dependent oxidoreductase — MKDKVALVTGGNAGIGKAIVLEFVSRGAKVIFCGRREEEGKKTEEEISNLGGKVKFFRCDVSDDSQVKDLVQKVESEFGGLDYAVNNAAVGGLATDLHQYPEKVWDKVIAVDLKGTWLCMKHEIELLLKRGGGSIVNVSSIAGLVGADWKVAPYSAAKHGVVGLTKSAALEYAEKKIRVNAVCPGFIRTEMLEGLFHSSSDPKEAEKKITRLHPVNRLSEPSEVAKAAVWLCSEEASFITGVALPVDGGYTAK; from the coding sequence ATGAAAGATAAGGTCGCATTAGTTACAGGCGGGAACGCAGGAATTGGAAAAGCAATCGTGCTGGAATTTGTTTCCAGAGGTGCAAAGGTAATATTCTGCGGAAGAAGAGAAGAAGAAGGAAAAAAAACAGAAGAGGAAATTTCCAATCTGGGCGGAAAGGTAAAGTTCTTCCGATGCGATGTGTCTGATGATTCTCAGGTAAAAGATTTAGTACAAAAAGTTGAGTCTGAATTTGGGGGATTGGATTACGCAGTAAATAACGCTGCAGTGGGAGGACTCGCAACTGATCTGCACCAATATCCCGAAAAAGTTTGGGACAAGGTAATCGCAGTAGATCTAAAAGGCACCTGGCTTTGTATGAAACATGAAATAGAACTCCTATTAAAAAGAGGAGGCGGTTCTATCGTAAATGTATCTTCTATTGCGGGACTCGTCGGAGCCGATTGGAAAGTGGCTCCTTATTCCGCGGCAAAACATGGAGTAGTCGGGCTCACAAAATCCGCAGCATTAGAATACGCGGAAAAAAAAATCAGAGTGAACGCGGTTTGCCCGGGATTTATTCGAACAGAAATGTTAGAAGGACTGTTTCATTCTTCGTCTGATCCAAAAGAGGCGGAGAAAAAAATCACCAGATTACATCCGGTCAATCGACTTTCCGAGCCGAGTGAAGTCGCAAAAGCGGCAGTTTGGTTATGTTCCGAAGAAGCTTCTTTTATTACCGGTGTGGCGCTTCCTGTAGATGGCGGCTACACTGCTAAATAA
- a CDS encoding OsmC family protein codes for MNSEELKKIQTPLKDKYRETPDSAVYTLKAKGKLGEGISCKIETGRALADAGLHPATGGNGMLACSGDLLLEALVACAGVTLGAVATSIGINIKEGFVRAEGDLDFRGTLGVSKEIPVGFKDIRLFFDLNSDADQEKIQTLLKLTERYCVVYQTIVSGTKIDTKITNSSVLV; via the coding sequence ATGAATTCCGAAGAATTAAAAAAAATCCAAACTCCTTTAAAAGACAAATACCGCGAAACTCCGGACTCTGCGGTTTATACATTAAAAGCAAAAGGTAAATTAGGCGAGGGCATCTCTTGTAAAATAGAGACTGGCAGAGCATTAGCAGATGCTGGACTTCATCCTGCAACCGGCGGAAACGGAATGTTAGCCTGTTCCGGAGATTTACTTTTAGAAGCACTGGTTGCATGCGCAGGTGTTACATTAGGTGCGGTTGCAACTTCTATCGGAATAAATATCAAAGAAGGTTTTGTAAGAGCAGAAGGGGATTTGGATTTTAGAGGAACTTTAGGAGTTTCTAAAGAGATCCCGGTAGGATTCAAAGATATTAGATTATTTTTCGATTTGAATTCGGACGCAGACCAAGAGAAGATCCAGACCTTGTTAAAACTTACAGAAAGATATTGTGTAGTTTACCAGACGATCGTTTCCGGAACTAAGATCGATACCAAGATTACAAACAGTTCAGTTCTTGTTTGA
- a CDS encoding ketoacyl-ACP synthase III: protein MANSKNLVSNGVRITGIGHYLPERIVTNDEIRPRLKYPEMHPAEKAVIGNIGVTERRRANEKETAQFMAAETSKMILKDAGKKAEDVDLFILANWTDRLYLPDLAPQASKLAGTSNSLAFDICTACTGFVHGVQMGAAFLSSGKYKNALVIGSERFSVRTRMNGYGEFTAGDAAAGVLLEYTGNKEFGIIDSFLRDDGDLANIIELGPGPNFYIKSYPELVTNAADLTLSAMDDLLKKNNVSLEEIDWVIPHPGTDVVVQDVLKRTKFPKEKILLNFERVGNTSAASIPIALSEYYYKGIVKKGDLILSPAVGAGFYWGGLLYRL from the coding sequence ATGGCGAATTCTAAAAACCTAGTTTCGAACGGGGTTCGAATCACCGGGATTGGACATTATCTCCCGGAAAGGATCGTCACTAATGACGAAATTCGACCTAGATTAAAATATCCTGAAATGCATCCTGCCGAAAAAGCAGTTATCGGCAATATCGGCGTAACCGAAAGAAGAAGGGCGAACGAGAAAGAAACTGCCCAATTCATGGCTGCGGAAACTTCCAAAATGATCCTCAAAGACGCGGGGAAAAAAGCGGAGGATGTAGACTTATTTATTCTGGCTAACTGGACAGATCGCCTTTATCTTCCGGATCTTGCGCCTCAGGCATCTAAACTTGCAGGAACTTCCAATTCGTTAGCATTCGATATTTGTACTGCTTGTACCGGATTCGTTCATGGAGTACAAATGGGAGCCGCTTTCTTAAGCAGCGGTAAATATAAGAACGCACTTGTGATAGGAAGCGAAAGATTTTCCGTAAGAACAAGAATGAACGGTTACGGAGAATTCACTGCAGGTGATGCAGCAGCCGGAGTTCTATTAGAGTATACTGGAAACAAAGAATTCGGCATCATAGATTCCTTTCTGAGAGATGATGGAGATCTTGCAAACATCATAGAATTAGGACCAGGGCCGAATTTTTATATAAAAAGTTATCCGGAACTTGTAACGAATGCTGCTGATCTCACACTTTCCGCAATGGATGATCTATTAAAAAAGAATAATGTCTCATTAGAAGAGATAGATTGGGTCATTCCTCATCCTGGTACGGATGTTGTAGTGCAAGACGTTCTCAAAAGAACAAAATTCCCGAAAGAAAAAATACTTTTGAATTTCGAGAGAGTAGGAAATACTTCCGCCGCATCCATTCCGATCGCATTATCCGAATATTATTATAAAGGGATCGTCAAAAAAGGCGATTTAATCCTTTCCCCCGCGGTTGGAGCCGGATTTTATTGGGGCGGACTTTTGTATCGTCTCTGA
- a CDS encoding beta-ketoacyl-[acyl-carrier-protein] synthase family protein yields the protein MDKSKNGKNSRVVITGIGVILPNTFSVQDFWTNLSEGRSQLDFITRFPTENFPIKVAGEMNTFDWKKHLPDLSDKYSKNYNTETLALMSAMEEANKDAGITKGDLHPSRVGFIDSSSRASMAWWDFAWRKYLEEKDHNVFDRYSVLTSMASNPTNLTAINANIQGFVTTVSAACVGGHHAISLCYQAIRKGRAEVMYAGGHEFPLLQPLMMMYSDPMSRVMSLEKDNPKKGIRPYDKNRDGFLLGEGAVVLVMERLDRALQRGAKIYSEVLGTYSYNEADHAMRMDLTGKKATTGLRHLMKISGLRLGDIDYFCGHGTATHNNDLAESRAIGHLYEGRPKFHWAPVGSIKPIFGHTFGAAGIINVAATSLMLKNQTLCPTINLEDPDPECDHDHVAEGARKAKIRYAISMAFAIGSQSSFVSLAAPEF from the coding sequence ATGGATAAATCTAAAAACGGAAAAAACTCCCGGGTAGTCATCACCGGCATCGGAGTCATTCTCCCTAACACTTTTTCAGTACAAGACTTTTGGACAAATCTTTCAGAAGGAAGATCCCAACTGGATTTTATCACTCGTTTCCCTACAGAAAACTTTCCGATCAAGGTCGCAGGAGAGATGAATACTTTCGACTGGAAGAAACATCTGCCCGATCTGAGTGATAAATATTCTAAAAATTATAATACGGAAACTCTAGCATTAATGTCCGCTATGGAAGAGGCAAATAAGGATGCAGGTATCACAAAAGGGGATTTACATCCTAGCAGAGTAGGTTTTATAGATTCGTCTTCCAGAGCTTCTATGGCCTGGTGGGATTTTGCCTGGAGAAAATATTTAGAAGAAAAGGATCATAACGTGTTCGATCGTTATTCAGTTCTGACTTCTATGGCTTCTAACCCCACGAACCTGACTGCTATTAACGCGAATATCCAAGGTTTTGTGACCACTGTATCAGCAGCTTGTGTGGGTGGCCATCATGCAATCAGTTTATGTTACCAAGCGATCCGTAAAGGTAGAGCGGAAGTTATGTATGCCGGTGGTCATGAATTTCCTCTTCTACAACCTTTGATGATGATGTATTCCGATCCGATGAGCCGGGTAATGTCCCTCGAAAAAGATAATCCTAAAAAAGGGATCCGTCCTTATGATAAGAATAGAGACGGGTTTTTATTGGGAGAAGGTGCAGTCGTTCTTGTAATGGAAAGATTGGACAGGGCATTACAAAGAGGCGCTAAGATCTATTCGGAAGTTTTAGGAACTTATAGTTATAATGAAGCGGACCATGCGATGAGAATGGACTTAACCGGGAAAAAAGCGACCACAGGTTTAAGACATTTGATGAAGATCAGCGGACTTCGTTTGGGAGATATTGATTATTTCTGCGGACATGGAACTGCAACGCATAATAATGATTTAGCGGAGAGCCGTGCGATCGGTCATTTGTATGAGGGTCGTCCTAAATTCCATTGGGCACCTGTTGGTTCTATTAAACCGATATTCGGTCATACATTCGGAGCCGCAGGAATTATCAATGTGGCCGCAACTTCTCTTATGTTGAAAAACCAGACTCTATGTCCTACAATCAATTTAGAGGATCCAGATCCTGAATGCGATCATGACCATGTCGCAGAAGGAGCCAGAAAGGCGAAAATCAGATATGCAATTTCCATGGCGTTCGCGATCGGAAGTCAATCTTCATTCGTAAGTTTGGCAGCTCCGGAGTTTTGA
- a CDS encoding CoA-transferase, which translates to MPQESNHQTTKILSDPDSLVREFVKPGMYLHLATTMSRPNALIYSLSRVFEGTNPEFTISVAGIHSSAHCLALSGIVKKMITGFAGDNYPKPSPNSLYKDLMRGKPFELELWSLLTLVQRLMAGAMKLPGFVSNSLVGSDLITDKLGKTAFLYHKPTEGNPYGEAASPHLVSESRGTKEKDMVVLLPLCPEITLVHGVVADEDGNIVLSQPGGEGAWGALAATKGVIATVEKIVPRGTVPPELVHIPSTKVLGIAPARFGAHPQSLRVQGFPEIPAFEGVESYLDDYEFQMEANKAAGIPAKAEKWYKENVILSGGHEEYLDLIGETRLRRLKMTPPEHSLTSPENPKTVNDSEQMIILAARAIIEKVKTKGYKTILAGIGAAHMAAWTAAKLLEKEGIHVKIVAELGFYGMKPFVGDVFLFSQLHTQHCSMLSDIVSILGTVVPDDCLGVIGAAEVDWFGNINSVLDGKGNFLVGSGGANDIVSTADTIVVAKANRFRFVRKVKHITSPGDRVVEAVCQFGRFKRTSFSDHPFELSSWLAPASDDEMESEEAVLRYTLWLPPDEDLPISQEPEINADELTALRELDPERIYTEQFMVYTRLP; encoded by the coding sequence ATGCCACAAGAATCGAATCATCAAACTACTAAGATTCTTTCTGACCCTGATTCCCTTGTACGGGAATTCGTGAAACCTGGCATGTACTTACACTTGGCCACTACAATGTCTAGGCCAAATGCACTTATTTATTCTCTCTCTCGAGTTTTTGAAGGAACAAATCCTGAGTTCACTATCAGTGTTGCAGGAATTCATTCTAGCGCTCATTGCCTTGCTCTATCGGGCATCGTAAAAAAGATGATCACCGGTTTTGCCGGAGATAATTATCCTAAGCCAAGTCCTAACAGTTTGTATAAGGACTTGATGAGAGGAAAACCTTTCGAGCTGGAACTTTGGTCCCTTCTCACCTTGGTGCAAAGATTGATGGCGGGAGCAATGAAACTTCCAGGTTTCGTTTCTAATTCTTTGGTAGGGTCTGACCTGATTACGGACAAATTGGGAAAGACCGCATTCTTATATCATAAACCTACCGAAGGAAATCCTTATGGAGAAGCGGCAAGCCCTCATCTAGTTTCCGAAAGTAGAGGAACAAAAGAGAAGGACATGGTAGTTCTTCTTCCACTCTGCCCTGAGATCACATTGGTTCACGGAGTGGTGGCGGACGAAGACGGGAATATTGTTCTTTCTCAACCAGGGGGAGAAGGAGCCTGGGGTGCGCTCGCAGCTACAAAAGGTGTGATCGCTACCGTGGAGAAGATCGTACCAAGAGGAACAGTTCCTCCCGAACTAGTGCATATACCGAGTACGAAAGTTTTGGGAATAGCTCCCGCAAGATTCGGAGCACATCCTCAATCCTTAAGAGTACAAGGTTTTCCTGAAATCCCTGCATTCGAAGGTGTGGAATCTTATCTGGATGATTACGAATTCCAAATGGAAGCCAATAAGGCGGCAGGCATTCCTGCTAAGGCTGAAAAATGGTATAAAGAAAATGTAATATTGTCCGGAGGCCACGAAGAATATCTGGATCTGATCGGAGAAACGAGACTCAGACGTTTGAAGATGACTCCTCCGGAACATTCTCTTACTTCTCCTGAAAATCCTAAAACCGTAAATGATTCAGAGCAGATGATCATTCTTGCTGCAAGAGCGATCATTGAGAAGGTTAAAACAAAAGGATACAAAACGATTCTCGCAGGAATTGGAGCCGCACATATGGCTGCCTGGACAGCGGCCAAACTTCTAGAAAAAGAAGGGATTCATGTCAAGATCGTTGCAGAGCTTGGGTTTTATGGAATGAAACCTTTCGTAGGTGATGTTTTTCTTTTCAGTCAACTTCACACTCAGCACTGCTCTATGTTATCTGATATAGTAAGTATATTAGGAACAGTTGTGCCTGATGATTGTTTAGGAGTGATTGGCGCTGCGGAAGTGGACTGGTTTGGAAATATCAACTCAGTCTTAGATGGAAAAGGAAACTTCTTAGTAGGATCAGGCGGTGCGAATGATATCGTCTCCACTGCGGACACGATCGTAGTAGCAAAGGCGAACCGTTTTCGATTCGTGAGAAAAGTAAAACATATCACCTCTCCCGGAGACAGGGTGGTAGAAGCGGTATGTCAGTTCGGTAGATTCAAGAGGACTTCTTTTTCGGACCATCCTTTCGAATTGAGTTCCTGGCTTGCACCTGCATCCGACGATGAAATGGAATCGGAAGAAGCTGTTCTAAGATATACACTTTGGCTTCCTCCCGACGAGGATCTTCCAATCTCCCAAGAGCCTGAAATTAATGCAGATGAATTGACTGCTCTTAGGGAATTAGATCCGGAAAGAATTTATACAGAACAGTTTATGGTCTATACCCGTTTGCCTTAA
- a CDS encoding histidine triad nucleotide-binding protein, translating into MTDSCIFCKLINKEIPAKIIFEDENLLAFHDISPQAPTHFLVIPKKHIIDIDKTDSEDKALLGEILYRATEIARSLGLNKDGFRIVNNMGELGGQTVFHLHFHVLGGRQMKWPPG; encoded by the coding sequence ATGACAGATTCCTGTATATTTTGTAAACTTATCAATAAAGAGATCCCGGCTAAGATCATTTTCGAGGACGAGAATCTATTAGCTTTTCATGATATTTCTCCCCAAGCACCAACTCATTTTCTGGTCATTCCCAAAAAACATATCATAGACATAGACAAAACCGATTCTGAGGATAAGGCTCTTCTTGGAGAAATTTTATATAGAGCCACTGAAATTGCCAGATCCCTCGGGCTCAATAAAGACGGTTTCCGTATCGTAAACAATATGGGTGAATTAGGTGGCCAAACGGTATTCCATCTTCATTTCCATGTACTTGGCGGAAGACAAATGAAATGGCCTCCGGGTTGA
- a CDS encoding acyl-CoA thioesterase produces the protein MSEAPKESFNFKTELVVRRSDTRSATVVGGLFVSHLTYETFIPLVNEVFDAFLESNSWSKANIAGANIIIPKMDVEYKSEAKAGDVLEFSTGVFNLGKKSCELHISASQKVSKEEVGIAKISLVFFDYVSKKTLEIPSAFRAKFEV, from the coding sequence ATGTCAGAAGCCCCAAAAGAGTCTTTTAACTTCAAGACAGAGCTAGTTGTCCGCAGATCGGATACTAGAAGCGCCACTGTAGTAGGTGGACTTTTTGTTTCTCACCTAACATACGAAACATTTATCCCTCTCGTAAACGAAGTATTCGATGCATTTTTAGAATCCAACTCCTGGTCCAAGGCGAATATTGCGGGAGCAAATATCATTATTCCGAAAATGGATGTGGAATATAAGTCCGAAGCAAAAGCGGGAGACGTTTTAGAATTTTCTACCGGAGTTTTTAATTTAGGGAAGAAGTCCTGTGAATTACATATCTCGGCTTCTCAAAAAGTTTCTAAAGAAGAAGTGGGAATCGCAAAAATTTCCCTAGTATTCTTCGACTATGTTTCTAAAAAAACCTTGGAGATCCCGTCCGCATTTAGGGCGAAATTCGAAGTATGA
- a CDS encoding LA_2478/LA_2722/LA_4182 family protein: MIHIRVLILFLSGIVLMISCSKSPEDKIMALAPRFQKALCSKMIECSKDDIAKIPPQYRATLPVFMQSEEGCVSYFKENFDKAREQRKTQKRELTEETVASFEACIVGLETTTCEPFKGQRGPRLGVPGCENLEKISKPESP, from the coding sequence ATGATACATATTAGAGTTTTAATTCTATTCCTTTCCGGAATCGTCCTTATGATCTCTTGTTCTAAATCTCCCGAGGACAAGATTATGGCATTAGCGCCTAGATTCCAGAAAGCTCTTTGTTCCAAAATGATTGAATGTAGTAAGGACGATATCGCAAAGATACCTCCTCAATACAGAGCTACTCTTCCTGTATTTATGCAGTCCGAAGAAGGATGTGTTTCTTATTTTAAAGAGAATTTCGATAAGGCGAGAGAACAAAGAAAGACCCAAAAGAGAGAATTGACCGAGGAAACTGTCGCTTCTTTCGAAGCTTGTATAGTAGGATTGGAAACTACTACTTGCGAACCTTTTAAAGGACAAAGAGGCCCAAGACTGGGAGTGCCGGGTTGCGAGAATTTAGAAAAGATCTCAAAACCGGAATCTCCTTAA
- a CDS encoding four helix bundle protein, whose amino-acid sequence MNSKVQSPQTEAEFPAEYYFSTEIPIRKIDLSLDIHVSFASVLDLVMEAHLQFFQYLGYSVTDIHGNSIIFANASIQYQGELLYKDKVIIDVSLDNFGEKSFDLYFRLSKRNRAEKVSVVKIRVLFFDYKLRKVVPIPSEFKNKFDTGKYIKMQSPEIGKEISSAVGPDGFVFGFRKLEVWNLSHVFLLHLYELCESWKGKVEPSLLEHIRSISSLLPVRIAGAWGTRIRAEKVKNILRAKVHLEELRYLLILVADLGKVDPSQELDDLQTINSHLKKYLNKVRTGETRKIR is encoded by the coding sequence ATGAATTCCAAGGTCCAATCTCCTCAGACGGAAGCTGAGTTTCCTGCGGAATATTATTTTTCGACGGAGATACCGATCCGTAAAATAGATCTGAGTTTGGACATACATGTTTCTTTCGCAAGTGTGTTGGACCTTGTGATGGAAGCTCACCTTCAATTTTTTCAATACTTAGGTTATTCCGTAACTGATATACATGGGAATAGCATCATATTTGCAAATGCTTCCATACAATATCAGGGAGAACTATTATATAAAGATAAAGTGATTATAGATGTTTCCCTGGATAATTTCGGGGAGAAGTCTTTTGATCTATATTTCAGGCTTTCTAAAAGGAATAGAGCGGAGAAGGTCTCCGTCGTAAAGATCAGAGTTTTATTCTTTGATTATAAACTTAGAAAAGTAGTTCCGATCCCTTCCGAATTCAAAAATAAATTCGATACCGGAAAATACATCAAAATGCAAAGTCCGGAGATCGGAAAAGAGATCTCGAGTGCAGTCGGACCTGACGGATTTGTATTCGGGTTCCGTAAATTGGAAGTGTGGAATCTCTCACATGTGTTCCTTCTTCATTTATACGAACTTTGTGAGAGTTGGAAAGGAAAAGTAGAGCCAAGTCTTTTAGAACATATCAGATCTATTTCTTCCTTATTGCCAGTAAGAATTGCCGGCGCTTGGGGAACTAGAATTCGTGCGGAAAAAGTAAAAAATATACTAAGAGCAAAAGTACATTTAGAAGAGTTAAGATATCTTCTGATCTTAGTGGCTGATCTTGGAAAAGTAGATCCTTCTCAAGAGTTAGATGACCTTCAAACAATCAATTCTCATCTCAAAAAATATCTGAACAAAGTCAGGACCGGAGAAACTAGGAAGATCCGATGA